The following is a genomic window from Calliphora vicina chromosome 5, idCalVici1.1, whole genome shotgun sequence.
aatgtatgtgtgtatgtatttgaGTGTGTTGGAATTAGTTGTTTTGATTATGGTAAAGTGGTGGGATTTATTCAGGGTGGTATGGGGTTGTCACAAGCTACACTGAAAAAAGTTGATGCAGtttgacaacaacaacaatgtgttttctattaaatactgcctgttgtttttttttggtttttagtttgCTATGGTTTTTGCAACAACGATCCAAATATAGCTGGACAAATTTATTTGGTGGcgtttttatatacataggtAACATCAGTTCAAGCTCGATTTTCGCGACTAATTAAAAACCAAACCTATAGCGAAAACGGAATTTTCGCGATAACAGAACCcaacattttattgaaaaattttaaaaattagaatgTAAGTTATAacttaatgacttaataatccagatataggacaAAAATTCggtgttgtcctggttttttcctcatatctcagtcatttgtgctgattttaaatatgaaacttctggaaagcatatctgacagaattattgtagATTTGgaccccgaagatatctggggtcttcagaaaattgattgcaACAGACAGACCTTCACCTTCTCACGGTATCATGGTGAAGCATGTAGTGTTCatcagtatatatttttttattagttttatttaaaaaaaatccatacaaaatatttacttatgCTACAACTACATATTTacaatttcacaacatgggtaAGTTGGCCTTTAATGCATTAAATTCCTTGCGATCTAAAGCTTTTATATGTGTACCCGAATATGGCGAGAAATGCTCCAGGTCGCGATGTTTATTCACCAAAATCTTTTGATCCgattgtaaaatttgtatttctcgCTCAATTTGAGATTGATCTGtgtgtaaaacataaaaatatttaatggaatattaacataaattactctaaataaatttaataccattttttaaTAGTTCTAAGGCCTTTTGACGATCCAATTTGACCAGCATGCTGCCAATGGTGGTCCATATTTTCTTCTCTTGTTGTTCTGGATTTTTCTCTAGCTCTCTGATGGCTTCACGATTCTGCTGGCGTCTGCGATCGAGATTTATAAGTTCTTGTTTATTGACTAAAACTTGGTCAGCCACTTCTTCGGTGGATTTCaaaatttccatatatttttgttcagatGTTTTAGCCATATTTTAAGTTATACTAGATTATAAAGGAGGTTATGAGAgattatgaatttttgaaaagttttagaATGCTATAATGTACAGGCTAGCAAAAGCATTTACAAGTCTCCCTTGGTTGCTTTTAGTTCAGTTCATTTCTTAAACGTCTATCTCGTTTCCATTCTCTGACCTTTTCTCTCCTAATGTCATTACTATTTCTAGGCTTTTTCTTATAGTAGTCTGAATTGTGTCTTTGTACAGCTT
Proteins encoded in this region:
- the Pdrg1 gene encoding p53 and DNA damage-regulated protein 1, which codes for MAKTSEQKYMEILKSTEEVADQVLVNKQELINLDRRRQQNREAIRELEKNPEQQEKKIWTTIGSMLVKLDRQKALELLKNDQSQIEREIQILQSDQKILVNKHRDLEHFSPYSGTHIKALDRKEFNALKANLPML